From Alienimonas californiensis, a single genomic window includes:
- a CDS encoding Gfo/Idh/MocA family protein has protein sequence MSSKIRIALIGAGQVSDFHHKPAIDLDPRCELAAVCDPNPALLEQRRGEWGDASYVTDYQAVCDDPNVDAAVVATPNFTHREITEALCAAGKHVMCEKPLALTAEDAAAMAAAADAAGVVHMTAFTYRFAPSMRYVKHLTETGALGTPYHFRSQRWLDWGEKSWGWRQYKKTAGAGDLYDMTIHRIDFAEDLMGKLASVCGSVARFKERTVGPDGSPVAPSEVDDWSSLIGRFKAGGTGVWEGSVLMKGHHNDGVGYEWAEVNGSTGSAAYQLTDPSKVLVGTGGKDLEHVAVPEEFLKHPDSPRDPHAGKPSTVFRYDLVTEFVSAIVQGRPALPDFHHGVRAQQIADAVLASSDGAGWVTV, from the coding sequence ATGTCCTCGAAAATCCGCATCGCCCTGATCGGGGCCGGCCAGGTTTCTGACTTCCACCACAAGCCGGCGATCGACCTTGATCCCCGCTGCGAACTCGCGGCGGTTTGCGACCCAAACCCCGCCCTGCTGGAGCAACGGCGGGGTGAGTGGGGGGACGCCAGCTATGTGACGGACTACCAGGCCGTCTGCGACGACCCGAACGTCGACGCGGCGGTCGTGGCCACGCCGAACTTCACGCACCGCGAGATCACGGAGGCCCTCTGCGCCGCCGGCAAGCACGTGATGTGCGAGAAGCCGCTGGCCTTAACCGCCGAGGACGCCGCCGCGATGGCCGCCGCCGCGGACGCCGCCGGGGTCGTGCACATGACGGCCTTCACCTACCGCTTCGCCCCCAGCATGCGGTACGTCAAGCACCTCACGGAGACCGGGGCGCTTGGCACGCCCTATCACTTCCGCAGCCAGCGCTGGCTGGACTGGGGCGAAAAGTCGTGGGGCTGGCGGCAGTACAAGAAGACCGCCGGGGCCGGCGATTTGTACGACATGACGATCCACCGGATCGACTTCGCCGAGGACCTGATGGGCAAGCTGGCGTCCGTCTGCGGATCGGTCGCCCGGTTCAAGGAACGAACCGTCGGGCCCGACGGTTCCCCGGTCGCGCCCAGCGAGGTGGACGACTGGAGCTCCCTCATTGGCCGCTTCAAGGCCGGCGGCACCGGCGTGTGGGAGGGCAGCGTTTTGATGAAGGGCCACCACAATGACGGCGTCGGCTACGAGTGGGCCGAGGTGAACGGCTCCACCGGCTCCGCCGCTTACCAACTGACCGACCCGTCCAAGGTGCTGGTGGGGACCGGCGGGAAAGACTTGGAGCACGTGGCCGTGCCTGAGGAATTTCTGAAGCACCCGGACAGCCCCCGGGACCCCCACGCGGGTAAACCGAGCACCGTGTTCCGCTACGACCTGGTGACGGAGTTCGTCAGCGCCATCGTCCAGGGTCGGCCGGCCTTGCCGGACTTCCACCACGGCGTGCGGGCCCAGCA
- a CDS encoding CCA tRNA nucleotidyltransferase codes for MTDRPADPNRDFAVHVAGELSRAGHVALFAGGCVRDRLLGKAPKDYDVATDAPPAAVRKLFGRRRTLAVGESFGVIVVLPDRQRFPGAQQVEVATFREETGYADGRRPDAVRFSTPEADAQRRDFTINGLFENPATGGVIDYVAGAADLKAGVLRAIGDPAERMREDKLRLLRAVRFAATLKFTLDPSTADAVRSEADGLPSVSGERIGAEMRRILADPQRAAGVRLLEEVALLGPVAPAVDALPAERRERTVAVLDALGAEPVPFPLGLAALLIEVGSVRKTAAAWRLSNDEAQRAGDLLADATALDGFDALPPHRKKRLLARDHAADLIALTAALRRADGRPTVDADAAAAYLAAHAREELAPAPLLTGADLIAAGMRPGPEFKALLDRAYDAQLDGRVRTTEDALAFVL; via the coding sequence GTGACCGACCGCCCCGCCGACCCGAATCGAGACTTCGCCGTTCACGTCGCGGGGGAACTGTCGCGCGCGGGGCACGTCGCCCTGTTCGCCGGCGGCTGCGTGCGAGACCGGCTGCTCGGGAAGGCGCCGAAGGATTACGACGTCGCCACCGACGCCCCGCCGGCGGCGGTCCGTAAACTGTTCGGGCGCCGGCGAACGCTGGCGGTGGGCGAGAGCTTCGGCGTGATCGTCGTCCTGCCGGACCGCCAGCGGTTTCCCGGCGCCCAGCAGGTCGAGGTCGCCACCTTTCGGGAAGAGACCGGCTACGCCGACGGCCGCCGGCCCGACGCCGTGCGGTTCAGCACGCCCGAGGCGGATGCCCAGCGCCGCGACTTCACGATCAACGGGCTCTTCGAAAACCCGGCGACGGGGGGGGTGATTGACTACGTCGCCGGGGCCGCGGATCTTAAAGCCGGCGTGTTGCGGGCGATTGGCGATCCGGCGGAGCGGATGCGGGAGGACAAACTCCGCCTGCTGCGGGCCGTGCGGTTCGCGGCCACGCTGAAGTTCACGCTGGACCCGTCCACGGCGGACGCGGTGCGATCCGAGGCTGACGGTTTGCCGTCGGTGAGCGGCGAGCGGATCGGGGCGGAGATGCGGCGAATCCTCGCCGACCCGCAGCGGGCCGCGGGCGTGCGGCTGTTAGAGGAGGTGGCGCTGCTGGGGCCCGTGGCCCCCGCGGTGGACGCCCTACCCGCGGAGCGGCGGGAACGCACCGTCGCCGTGTTGGACGCATTGGGAGCGGAGCCAGTCCCCTTCCCGCTGGGGCTGGCCGCGCTGCTGATCGAGGTCGGGTCGGTGCGAAAGACCGCGGCGGCCTGGCGGCTGTCGAACGACGAGGCCCAGCGGGCCGGCGATCTGCTGGCGGACGCGACGGCCCTCGACGGATTCGACGCACTCCCCCCGCACCGCAAAAAGCGGTTGCTGGCCCGGGATCACGCGGCCGACCTGATCGCCCTCACCGCCGCGCTGCGACGGGCGGACGGGCGGCCGACGGTCGATGCGGACGCCGCCGCCGCGTACCTCGCCGCTCACGCCCGGGAGGAACTGGCCCCCGCCCCGCTGCTGACCGGGGCGGACCTCATCGCCGCGGGGATGCGGCCGGGGCCGGAGTTCAAGGCGCTGTTGGATCGGGCGTACGACGCGCAGCTCGACGGTCGAGTCAGGACGACGGAGGACGCCCTCGCGTTCGTTTTGTAG
- a CDS encoding MFS transporter — protein sequence MSWIFKTESVVMPALLDTLTAPLVGVGGTGGAGWVQGFLPLLNRAGQSVPPMLYADSLRDRPVKKWSVWATTLGMALPFALLAVLLWTLRERFAGTAAVAGFLALYGLFFAATGLNQLGFSTLQAKLIPPARRGRLIAAGGVLGSFAAVTVAYGFLAGWRAEGPASFAAPFAATAAGMLLSSALVLFVREAPDEPAGNRGSRRFSVRGQARDAAAVLRSDGNFRRIAAVASLFVTAQLVFPHYIVLARESHGAGSLPLILFVAAQNVGAGLFSVAVGWVADRRGNRLAVRGCLIGLAALPPLALVLARQEDPRLLAALFFLLGLTPVAFKAVTNWTLELTEPENHPRYVSTLKLCMAAPFLLAVPVGALVDVAGHGPAFLGVSALVAAGCGLTWLAPEPRSFFTEPSPKRS from the coding sequence GTGAGCTGGATCTTTAAAACGGAAAGCGTGGTGATGCCGGCGCTGCTGGACACGCTGACCGCGCCGCTGGTGGGGGTCGGGGGAACCGGCGGCGCCGGGTGGGTGCAGGGGTTTTTGCCGCTGCTGAACCGGGCCGGGCAGAGCGTCCCGCCGATGCTGTACGCGGACAGCCTCCGCGACCGTCCGGTGAAGAAGTGGAGCGTCTGGGCGACGACGCTGGGCATGGCTCTCCCGTTCGCCCTCTTGGCCGTGCTGCTCTGGACGCTCCGCGAACGCTTCGCCGGCACGGCCGCGGTGGCGGGGTTCCTGGCGCTCTACGGGCTGTTTTTCGCAGCGACCGGGCTGAACCAGTTGGGGTTCAGCACTCTGCAGGCGAAGCTCATCCCGCCGGCACGCCGGGGGCGGCTGATCGCGGCGGGCGGGGTGCTGGGGTCGTTCGCGGCGGTGACGGTCGCCTACGGGTTTCTCGCTGGCTGGCGGGCGGAGGGCCCGGCGAGCTTTGCCGCCCCCTTCGCCGCGACCGCCGCGGGAATGCTGCTCAGTTCCGCGCTCGTGCTGTTCGTGCGGGAGGCGCCGGACGAACCGGCCGGGAACCGTGGGAGCCGACGGTTCTCCGTGCGAGGCCAGGCCCGCGACGCCGCGGCCGTGCTCCGTTCCGACGGAAACTTCCGCAGAATCGCCGCGGTCGCCAGCCTGTTCGTGACCGCGCAACTCGTCTTCCCGCACTACATCGTGTTGGCCCGCGAGTCCCACGGGGCGGGAAGCCTGCCGTTGATTCTGTTCGTCGCGGCCCAGAACGTGGGGGCGGGGCTGTTCAGCGTGGCGGTGGGATGGGTCGCGGACCGCCGCGGCAACCGACTGGCGGTGCGGGGTTGCCTGATCGGACTCGCGGCCCTACCGCCGCTGGCGTTGGTTTTGGCCCGGCAGGAGGACCCCCGCCTGCTGGCCGCGCTGTTTTTTCTGCTGGGACTCACGCCGGTGGCCTTCAAGGCGGTGACCAACTGGACGCTGGAACTGACCGAGCCGGAGAACCATCCTCGGTACGTCAGCACGCTGAAGCTGTGCATGGCGGCGCCGTTCCTGCTGGCGGTGCCCGTGGGGGCGTTGGTGGACGTCGCCGGTCACGGCCCGGCGTTCCTCGGCGTGTCGGCGCTGGTGGCGGCGGGGTGCGGATTGACGTGGCTGGCGCCGGAACCGCGAAGCTTCTTCACGGAACCGTCCCCGAAACGCAGTTGA
- a CDS encoding serine/threonine-protein kinase produces MTAPTPPADLPPTVDAPAPEPDPTPDDDAYAAAGATQESDAVDRASQRTRISDATAEANREIPEPDGAPAKSRRLGPFTMGRRLGVGGMGVVYAAQYTEGDGRPVAVKVLTPSLAADPKVRKRFNREMEIFKKLRHPHIVRYFGGGQTGGKLFYAMELLTGGSLEDTLREAGPVDWRRAVDLAAQTADALQHAHSRGVIHRDLKPANLFIDARGNLKLGDFGIARDANATALTAAGRTVGTYAYMAPEQISAAREVGPKTDLYALGCVLHEMLTGKPPFAAQNPAKLLHCHMTEPPPRVRSPDCPRWLADLVDSMLAKDPADRPFDALAVRELLRERAEQEANRSVIGRTAAAEVTVPGATVAEVRKNRDFARKLLGRKKKRKKGPAVPVYERSWFLALLLLAIAGGVAWAVWPAGEEELYRNAAQLMASEDVNDWRTAREEYIDPLRARFPESKHEPELAAWIDRIEVDILRRQIRTQMANPFFNARNELERQYQEVERLADFGDYWGAADQVDLLLDLLKDNAWTKREEIGPENARYYRLLLEQRAGELEEELKDDTLGRQQFVADALRAAERAYADGRAPEARQKWNGVIELYESTPDLAPLVDWARARLEGESPPPPAFLNEPPPEIAPEEPETPPADDDAALEPAAAAESAG; encoded by the coding sequence ATGACCGCCCCGACGCCGCCCGCCGACCTGCCCCCCACGGTCGACGCCCCCGCGCCGGAACCGGATCCGACCCCGGACGACGACGCCTACGCCGCGGCGGGGGCAACCCAGGAGAGCGACGCGGTCGATCGGGCGTCCCAGCGGACGCGCATTTCCGACGCCACGGCCGAGGCGAATCGCGAAATTCCTGAACCCGACGGCGCCCCGGCGAAGTCGCGGCGGCTGGGGCCGTTCACGATGGGCCGCCGTCTGGGCGTCGGTGGGATGGGCGTGGTTTACGCGGCCCAGTACACCGAAGGCGACGGCCGCCCGGTCGCCGTCAAGGTGCTCACCCCCTCGCTGGCGGCGGACCCGAAGGTCCGCAAGCGGTTCAACCGCGAGATGGAGATCTTCAAGAAGCTCCGTCACCCGCACATTGTCCGCTACTTCGGCGGCGGGCAGACCGGCGGGAAGCTGTTCTACGCCATGGAGTTGCTGACCGGCGGCAGCCTGGAGGACACCCTGCGGGAGGCCGGCCCCGTCGACTGGCGCCGGGCCGTCGATCTGGCGGCCCAGACCGCGGACGCCCTGCAGCACGCGCACTCCCGCGGGGTGATCCACCGGGACCTCAAGCCGGCGAACCTGTTCATCGACGCTCGGGGGAACCTGAAACTGGGCGACTTCGGCATCGCCCGGGACGCGAACGCCACCGCCCTTACCGCCGCCGGCCGCACCGTGGGCACCTACGCCTACATGGCGCCGGAGCAGATCAGCGCCGCCCGGGAAGTCGGTCCGAAGACGGACCTGTACGCCCTCGGCTGCGTGCTGCACGAGATGCTGACCGGCAAGCCGCCCTTCGCGGCGCAGAACCCGGCCAAATTGCTGCACTGTCACATGACGGAGCCGCCCCCGCGGGTCCGCAGCCCGGACTGCCCCCGCTGGCTGGCGGATCTGGTCGACTCGATGCTCGCCAAGGACCCGGCGGACCGGCCGTTCGACGCCCTCGCCGTGCGGGAGTTATTGCGGGAACGGGCCGAACAGGAGGCCAACCGCAGCGTGATCGGCCGCACCGCCGCCGCGGAGGTCACGGTTCCCGGGGCGACGGTCGCGGAGGTCCGCAAGAACCGCGACTTCGCCCGCAAACTGCTGGGCCGCAAGAAGAAGCGGAAGAAAGGCCCCGCCGTCCCGGTGTACGAGCGGTCCTGGTTCCTCGCTCTGCTGCTGCTGGCGATCGCCGGCGGGGTCGCGTGGGCGGTTTGGCCGGCGGGGGAGGAGGAGCTGTATCGAAACGCCGCGCAGCTGATGGCCAGCGAGGACGTCAACGACTGGCGCACCGCCCGCGAGGAGTACATCGATCCGCTGCGGGCCCGTTTCCCGGAGTCGAAGCACGAGCCGGAGCTCGCCGCCTGGATCGACCGGATCGAGGTGGACATCCTCCGTCGGCAGATCCGCACGCAGATGGCGAATCCGTTCTTCAACGCCCGGAACGAGCTGGAAAGGCAGTACCAAGAGGTCGAACGCCTCGCCGATTTCGGCGACTACTGGGGCGCCGCCGACCAGGTGGATCTGCTGCTCGATCTGCTCAAGGACAACGCCTGGACGAAGCGGGAGGAGATCGGCCCGGAGAACGCCCGGTATTACCGGCTGTTGCTCGAACAGCGGGCCGGGGAACTGGAGGAGGAGTTGAAGGACGACACGCTGGGCCGGCAGCAGTTCGTGGCCGACGCCCTGCGGGCTGCGGAACGCGCCTACGCCGACGGGCGGGCCCCGGAGGCCCGGCAGAAGTGGAACGGCGTCATTGAACTCTACGAATCGACGCCGGACTTGGCGCCGCTGGTCGACTGGGCACGCGCCCGACTGGAGGGCGAATCCCCGCCGCCGCCGGCGTTCCTCAACGAACCCCCGCCCGAAATCGCCCCGGAGGAACCCGAGACGCCTCCCGCCGACGACGACGCCGCTTTGGAGCCCGCCGCGGCCGCCGAGTCGGCAGGGTAG
- a CDS encoding S1C family serine protease, with product MSQFDAARSPDPRSPAEDPHDGGEGLFRAEPADAPFRYPGQGRAAEQFVEGVPDHGYDEAPPRRRGGRGVSPWLVFVLLVIIAGLMFRLGLLSGGSVLDPSAVPRPVTPRGELAPAEQTVTEIYERVSPSVVHLVGTVPEYGVDSTGRRARIADRQVSGSGFVWNGEGHVVTNAHVIAGAEDLRVTLADGTTYNGRPVGALPGRDIAVLKIDAPPVALVPIPVGESGDLRVGQAAFAIGSPFGLDQTLTTGVVSGLDRAIPSGATGAEALGAGPQRITGAIQTDAAINVGNSGGPLLDSAGRLIGMNTAIFTDNGGRSGGIGFAVPVDDLNRFVPELIRTGEVRPVGIGVGLVIDAGMRRDVRMGRIPREGALVGRVLPGSTADRAGVLGTRFGENRTLPGDLIIAVDGRDIGSGSDLQDVLRRRKAGETVVLTILRAGQPEPLTLPVTLQELPEFESP from the coding sequence ATGTCCCAGTTCGACGCCGCCCGGTCGCCCGATCCCCGGTCGCCCGCTGAGGATCCGCACGACGGCGGCGAGGGGTTGTTCCGCGCTGAGCCGGCGGACGCCCCGTTCCGCTACCCGGGGCAGGGGCGGGCGGCGGAGCAGTTCGTCGAGGGCGTCCCGGACCACGGATACGACGAGGCCCCCCCCCGCCGACGAGGAGGGCGGGGGGTCTCGCCCTGGCTGGTGTTCGTCCTGCTGGTGATCATTGCCGGGCTGATGTTCCGGCTGGGGCTGCTCAGCGGGGGGAGCGTGCTCGATCCCAGCGCCGTGCCGCGGCCGGTGACGCCGCGGGGGGAATTGGCGCCGGCGGAGCAGACGGTCACGGAGATCTACGAGCGCGTCTCCCCCAGCGTGGTGCACCTCGTCGGCACCGTGCCGGAGTACGGCGTCGATTCCACGGGGCGGCGGGCGCGGATCGCAGACCGGCAGGTCTCCGGCAGCGGGTTCGTCTGGAACGGGGAAGGGCACGTCGTCACGAACGCCCACGTCATCGCCGGGGCGGAGGACCTCCGGGTCACGCTCGCGGACGGCACGACCTACAACGGCCGCCCGGTCGGCGCCCTGCCGGGCCGGGACATCGCGGTGCTGAAGATCGACGCCCCGCCGGTCGCGCTGGTGCCGATCCCCGTGGGCGAGAGCGGCGACCTGCGGGTCGGGCAGGCGGCGTTCGCCATCGGCAGCCCCTTCGGACTGGATCAGACGCTGACCACCGGCGTGGTCAGCGGACTGGACCGCGCGATTCCCTCCGGAGCCACCGGCGCCGAGGCGCTCGGCGCCGGGCCGCAGCGGATCACCGGCGCGATCCAGACGGACGCGGCCATCAACGTGGGCAACTCCGGCGGCCCGCTGCTGGACTCCGCGGGGCGGCTGATCGGCATGAACACCGCCATCTTCACCGACAACGGCGGTCGCAGCGGCGGCATCGGCTTCGCGGTGCCGGTGGACGACCTGAACCGCTTCGTCCCGGAACTGATCCGCACCGGCGAGGTGCGGCCGGTGGGGATCGGCGTGGGCCTCGTGATCGACGCCGGGATGCGGCGCGACGTACGGATGGGCCGCATCCCGCGGGAGGGGGCGCTGGTCGGCCGCGTCCTACCGGGCAGCACCGCGGACCGGGCGGGGGTGCTGGGGACCCGCTTCGGCGAGAATCGCACGCTGCCGGGGGACCTCATCATCGCGGTCGACGGCCGTGATATCGGCAGCGGTTCCGACCTGCAGGACGTCCTCCGCCGCCGCAAAGCGGGGGAGACCGTCGTGTTGACAATCCTCCGGGCCGGGCAGCCGGAGCCGCTGACGTTGCCGGTCACCCTGCAGGAACTGCCGGAGTTCGAATCGCCCTGA
- a CDS encoding type I phosphomannose isomerase catalytic subunit produces MADATAAPARPDASPADDAGPLEPAPLLKRIRWGGTKLGTLLGKELGEGNDWAESWEVADHGDDQTVVTAGRYAGWPLGRLVAERPRVLFGRHATKPDDSPRTQFPLLIKFLDASDTLSVQVHPNDEQAVQYDPRENGKTEAWVIVDAEPGAVLYAGLKPGTDADALRSASEAGTVADLLHRFEVQAGDCVFIPAGTVHAIGAGVVLAEIQQSSDLTFRLYDWGYRDPRGNPRQIHLDESIACTDFDRGPVDPVTPRPLPGPSGRSERLVEGDYFVIDRHQAGEPFPLPSDDRFRVVMTLVGSATLSGGPEPIALQPGKTVLVPAACGPLTVEPGPGGVTLLDSYLPN; encoded by the coding sequence ATGGCCGACGCGACCGCCGCCCCCGCCCGCCCCGACGCCAGCCCCGCAGACGACGCCGGTCCGCTGGAGCCGGCGCCGCTGCTCAAACGCATCCGCTGGGGCGGAACGAAGCTAGGTACGTTGCTAGGCAAGGAGCTGGGCGAGGGGAACGATTGGGCCGAAAGCTGGGAGGTCGCCGATCACGGCGACGATCAGACTGTCGTGACTGCCGGGCGGTACGCCGGCTGGCCTCTGGGACGGCTGGTCGCGGAGCGCCCGCGGGTGTTGTTCGGCCGGCACGCGACGAAGCCGGACGACTCCCCGCGGACGCAGTTCCCGCTGCTCATCAAATTTCTCGACGCGTCGGACACGCTCAGCGTGCAGGTCCATCCCAACGACGAACAGGCGGTCCAATACGACCCGCGGGAGAACGGCAAGACGGAAGCATGGGTCATCGTCGACGCGGAGCCCGGGGCCGTCCTGTACGCGGGGCTGAAGCCGGGGACGGACGCCGACGCCCTCCGCAGCGCCAGCGAGGCCGGCACGGTCGCGGACCTGCTCCACCGGTTCGAAGTGCAGGCCGGGGACTGCGTGTTCATCCCCGCCGGTACGGTGCACGCGATCGGGGCGGGGGTCGTGCTGGCGGAGATCCAGCAGTCCAGCGACCTCACGTTCCGCCTGTACGACTGGGGCTACCGCGACCCGCGGGGGAACCCGCGGCAGATTCACCTGGACGAATCGATCGCCTGCACCGACTTCGACCGCGGCCCCGTCGATCCGGTCACGCCCCGCCCGCTGCCGGGGCCGTCGGGGCGGAGCGAACGGCTGGTCGAGGGCGACTACTTCGTCATCGACCGCCATCAGGCGGGGGAGCCGTTTCCGCTGCCGAGTGACGACCGCTTCCGGGTGGTGATGACGCTCGTCGGCTCCGCCACGCTGAGCGGCGGCCCTGAGCCGATCGCCCTGCAGCCCGGCAAAACCGTGTTGGTTCCGGCCGCGTGCGGGCCGCTGACGGTGGAGCCCGGCCCGGGGGGCGTCACCCTGCTGGACAGCTACCTGCCGAACTGA
- a CDS encoding [protein-PII] uridylyltransferase family protein — protein MTDPSAAPVSPAPGTPAAGDDDGPRGDAEALTRRAARRWSGRLTQAREARDAGAGGREVAALLSGLADECVRDLYEASLRGLPERDREPARRSTAVVATGGTGRGEMCPHSDVDVLLLGPAGVRGPRSTELHRAVVRGLVRASWDAGLPLAHASHTLHTALAAMRADIETATAYTEARLICGDPDRAARFVAAAHRWIRGRSVRFCRDVLAARQLERIAHGDTPFLLEPNLKRASGGLRDSHLLRWVAAAACGTTDPDELVRIDALTAADRDDWIAAVDALLDVRCGLHLAAGRGRDVFTRTDQLDLIPGPEERGADARRAVEEFMRNFLTRTGRLAELTDRFVSRHRPRRWQTRLKRALRRPVRGAEEQLTAGPNTLDLPEDRQPAVAADPARTLSIFGVAAQTGSLPSPNLADAIREAVPRWPAEVPPAVAAEFDALLAAGVHVGAAVRSLHRHGALGWLLPPMEQVRCLTQFNQYHTYTVDEHSLRCVEAACGMLLDPLPDAAEPFIESEVEGVAAWGGCDAAVSAARRAVQDAGLLTLAVLLHDCGKGAGRDHSVEGAERAWDVATRLGLSEERRDLLVWLVAHHLKMTHLVLRRDTADPATIFRFARDVGDVPRLRMLYVLSAADLRGVGPEAWTAWKGDLLANFYEDTRRVLDGGRPASHEHAEQRLQAAADAFARRETAAVDPARQTAERATVRAWAEYKLRQFSPHLVGLRELERLCDDLHELRNLPVRGAVADGVFDPQTGTTEYRLIAAAASVGLFARLAGALASRRLEVVDAVVESLEDGSVLDVFRVLDRDFQPPMPTPPPGLAPIAATAPTAVPDWRVKQVADALRDAALSELADDAAAAAASRARVPAAIAASRPFGAAAPLPAEVTGESVSVTADNDSSEACTVFDVFATDAPGLMFALATALAEQDLTVRLAKISTHLDQVVDVFYVTDAGGNKVTDPDRLEAMREFLLARVRAFEKDAK, from the coding sequence GTGACGGATCCCTCGGCCGCCCCCGTCTCGCCCGCCCCGGGCACGCCCGCTGCGGGGGATGACGACGGGCCGCGGGGGGACGCCGAGGCACTGACCCGCCGGGCGGCGCGACGCTGGTCGGGACGGCTGACGCAGGCCCGGGAGGCCCGCGACGCCGGCGCCGGCGGGCGGGAGGTCGCGGCCCTGCTCTCCGGCCTCGCCGACGAGTGCGTCCGCGATCTGTACGAGGCCTCCCTGCGGGGGCTGCCGGAGCGGGACCGCGAACCGGCCCGGCGGTCGACGGCGGTGGTGGCCACCGGCGGCACGGGCCGCGGCGAAATGTGTCCGCACTCCGACGTCGACGTGCTGCTCCTCGGCCCGGCGGGGGTGCGCGGGCCGCGGTCCACGGAACTGCACCGGGCGGTGGTCCGCGGGTTGGTGCGGGCGTCGTGGGACGCCGGCCTGCCGCTGGCGCACGCCTCCCACACGCTGCACACGGCCCTCGCCGCGATGCGGGCGGACATCGAGACCGCCACCGCCTACACGGAGGCCCGCCTGATCTGCGGCGACCCGGATCGCGCCGCCCGGTTCGTCGCGGCGGCCCACCGCTGGATTCGGGGGCGGTCGGTGCGGTTCTGCCGCGACGTCCTCGCCGCCCGGCAACTCGAACGGATTGCCCACGGGGATACGCCGTTCCTGCTCGAACCGAACCTGAAGCGGGCCTCCGGCGGTCTGCGGGATTCGCACCTGCTGCGCTGGGTGGCGGCGGCGGCCTGCGGCACGACCGATCCCGACGAACTGGTGCGGATCGACGCCCTCACCGCCGCGGACCGGGACGACTGGATCGCCGCGGTCGACGCGCTGCTGGACGTGCGGTGCGGGCTGCACCTCGCCGCCGGCCGCGGCCGGGACGTCTTCACCCGCACGGACCAGCTGGATCTGATCCCCGGGCCGGAGGAGCGGGGGGCCGACGCCCGCCGGGCCGTGGAGGAGTTCATGCGGAACTTCCTCACCCGCACCGGCCGTCTGGCCGAACTCACCGATCGGTTCGTCTCCCGGCACCGGCCGCGGCGCTGGCAGACGCGGCTCAAGCGGGCCCTGAGACGGCCGGTGCGGGGGGCGGAGGAGCAACTCACCGCGGGGCCGAACACGCTGGACCTGCCGGAGGATCGGCAGCCCGCGGTCGCCGCGGACCCGGCCCGCACGCTGTCGATCTTCGGAGTGGCGGCGCAGACCGGCTCCCTGCCCTCCCCCAACCTCGCCGACGCCATCCGCGAGGCGGTGCCCCGCTGGCCGGCGGAGGTGCCCCCGGCCGTCGCCGCGGAGTTCGACGCGCTGCTCGCGGCCGGGGTGCACGTCGGAGCCGCCGTCCGCAGCCTGCACCGCCACGGGGCGCTCGGCTGGCTGCTTCCGCCGATGGAGCAGGTCCGCTGCCTGACGCAGTTTAACCAGTACCACACCTACACCGTCGACGAGCACAGCCTGCGGTGCGTGGAGGCGGCCTGCGGCATGCTGCTGGACCCGCTCCCGGACGCCGCGGAACCGTTCATCGAGTCCGAAGTCGAAGGCGTGGCGGCCTGGGGCGGGTGCGACGCCGCGGTCTCCGCGGCTCGACGGGCCGTGCAGGACGCCGGCCTGCTGACCCTCGCCGTCCTGCTGCACGATTGCGGCAAGGGCGCCGGCCGGGATCACTCCGTAGAGGGCGCCGAGCGGGCCTGGGACGTCGCCACCCGGCTGGGGCTGAGCGAGGAACGGCGGGACCTCCTCGTCTGGCTCGTCGCCCACCACCTCAAGATGACGCACCTCGTCCTGCGGCGGGACACGGCGGACCCGGCGACGATCTTCCGGTTCGCCCGGGACGTCGGCGACGTGCCGCGACTGCGGATGTTGTACGTCCTCAGCGCCGCGGACCTGCGGGGCGTCGGCCCGGAGGCCTGGACCGCCTGGAAGGGGGACCTGCTGGCGAACTTCTACGAGGACACCCGGCGGGTATTGGACGGCGGCCGTCCGGCCTCGCACGAACATGCCGAACAGCGCCTGCAGGCCGCCGCCGACGCCTTCGCCCGGCGGGAGACCGCCGCGGTCGATCCCGCCCGACAGACGGCGGAGCGGGCCACGGTGCGGGCCTGGGCGGAGTACAAGCTCCGTCAGTTCTCGCCGCATCTGGTGGGGCTGCGGGAGTTGGAACGACTCTGCGACGACCTGCACGAACTCCGCAACCTGCCGGTCCGCGGAGCCGTCGCCGACGGGGTGTTCGATCCGCAGACCGGCACGACGGAGTACCGCCTGATCGCCGCGGCGGCGTCTGTGGGGCTGTTCGCCCGCCTCGCCGGGGCGCTGGCGTCCCGACGGCTGGAAGTGGTGGACGCGGTCGTGGAGAGCCTGGAGGACGGCAGCGTACTGGACGTTTTCCGCGTGCTGGACCGCGACTTCCAACCGCCGATGCCGACCCCGCCGCCGGGCCTCGCCCCGATCGCGGCGACGGCGCCGACGGCGGTGCCGGACTGGCGGGTGAAGCAGGTGGCCGACGCCCTGCGGGACGCCGCCCTCTCCGAACTGGCGGACGACGCCGCCGCCGCGGCCGCCTCCCGCGCCCGCGTGCCCGCCGCGATCGCCGCCTCCCGCCCCTTCGGCGCCGCCGCCCCGCTGCCCGCGGAGGTGACCGGCGAGTCCGTCAGCGTGACCGCGGACAACGATTCCAGCGAAGCCTGCACGGTGTTCGACGTGTTCGCCACGGACGCCCCGGGGCTGATGTTCGCGCTCGCCACCGCCCTCGCGGAGCAGGATCTGACCGTCCGCCTGGCGAAGATCAGCACGCACCTCGATCAGGTGGTCGACGTGTTCTACGTGACCGACGCCGGCGGCAACAAAGTGACCGACCCGGACCGGCTGGAAGCGATGCGGGAGTTCCTCCTCGCCCGGGTGCGGGCCTTCGAGAAGGACGCGAAGTGA